From the Streptomyces sp. NBC_01216 genome, the window CACGCGCTCACGGTGAAGATCCCGGAACTGGATCTGGTGGTGGCGTTCGAGAAGGGCGAGGAGATCCGGACGGAGGTGTCGGCGAAGTTCCGTCAGGCCGGTGTGCGCGCCGAGCTGGCCGAGGCCGGGCTCGAACTGACCCGCTGGTGGACCGACGAGAAGGAACGATTCGCCCTTTCGCTGGCGACCGCGCGCTGAGCGGCTCGGGCCAGCGAGCGGCGGTCCGTGTACGCACCGCCGGGCAGCGGATCGAGGATTCGTAGTTCGGCGGTGAGCGCGCGGGCCGTCGCGATCCGCCAGAGGGAGGCGGCCAGCGGGTCGTCCGCCACGAAGGCGGCGGGGCCGTCGGGCCGGTAGCCGATCCGTACCGGCTGGACGGCCGCGCCGGCGTCGAGCGCGGCCTGGAAGGCGGCGGGCCGGAAGACGCCCGTCGCCCGGCCGCACCAGGTGGACCCCTCGGGGAAGACGATCACGCGGCCACCGCCCGTGAGGACGGTACACATGGCCCGCACGGTGCCGGGAAGGGCCCGCAGGCGGTCGCGGTCGATGAAGAGGGTGCCGCCGCGGGCGGCGAGCGGCCCCAGCACGGGCCAGGACCCGACCTCCGTCTTGGCCAGCATCCGGCCCGGCAGCGCCGCGGCGACGAGCGGGATGTCCAGCCAGGAGACATGGTTGGCGACGACCAGGAGCGGACCGTCCGCCGGGACCCCCGTGATGCGCGTCCGCACGCCGAAGGCGCGCAGGACCGCCCGGCACCACCGCCGGGCCGCGGCCCGGCGGGCGGCGGTCGGCAGGAGGGCCGTGGCGGGCGCGAGCAGCACTCCCGCCAGCACGGCCGACAGTCCCGCGGCGAGCCGGAGGACGGCCAGGGCCGGCGGGACGGTCCCGGCGTCGGGGCCGGGGTGTTCGTCGCAGCGGCCCGGGGTGCAGGGCGCCGTCGGGAGCCATGGCGAGGCGGCCGTCGGCGGGGCGGGGGCGCGGTTCACGGCGCGGGCGCGAGCGAGAGGAAGTGGCGCAGGTAGCGGGGGTTGGTGTCGCGCAGCGACAGCAACACGTAGAGGTCGGCGACCCCGAAGTCCACGTCGTGGGCGGGGGCTCCGCAGACCCGCGCACCGAGGCGGAGGTAGCCGCGCAGCAGCGGCGGGATTTCGACGCGTTGCCGGGGACGGGCGACGCCCTCGGGGCTCCAGAGCTTGTGCGGGGTGACCCAGAACTCCTCGGGGGCGAGGTGCCTGGCCCTGACGGTGTCCCAGGTGGCGGCGGCCAGCGTGCCGCCGTCGGCGAGCGGGATGGAGCAGCAGCCGGCCAGCCAGTTGTGGCCGGTGCGGGTCATGTAGCGGGCGAGCCCCGCCCAGATCAGCGCGATGACGGCGCCGTTGCGGTGGGCCGGGTGCACACAGGAGCGACCGACCTCGACGAGGTCGTCGCGGACGGGGGCCAGCCGGCCCAGGTCGAACTCGCCCTCCGAGTAGAGCCGCCCGGCGATCCGGGCGCGCTCCGGCGGGAGCAGCCGGTAGGTGCCGACGACCTCGCCGGTCGCCTTCTCGCGCACCAGCAGGTGATCGCAGTGGGCGTCGAAGGCGTCGATGTCCAGGCCG encodes:
- a CDS encoding lysophospholipid acyltransferase family protein, translated to MNRAPAPPTAASPWLPTAPCTPGRCDEHPGPDAGTVPPALAVLRLAAGLSAVLAGVLLAPATALLPTAARRAAARRWCRAVLRAFGVRTRITGVPADGPLLVVANHVSWLDIPLVAAALPGRMLAKTEVGSWPVLGPLAARGGTLFIDRDRLRALPGTVRAMCTVLTGGGRVIVFPEGSTWCGRATGVFRPAAFQAALDAGAAVQPVRIGYRPDGPAAFVADDPLAASLWRIATARALTAELRILDPLPGGAYTDRRSLARAAQRAVASERANRSFSSVHQRVSSSPASASSARTPA
- a CDS encoding GNAT family N-acetyltransferase: MPAPSSAVAVPVVPPSAPSVPARTGPPAPRRSLAPDTPGGEGTPRYTVGLAHDQEDVRAAQRLRHEVFAGEMGARLDGPEPGLDIDAFDAHCDHLLVREKATGEVVGTYRLLPPERARIAGRLYSEGEFDLGRLAPVRDDLVEVGRSCVHPAHRNGAVIALIWAGLARYMTRTGHNWLAGCCSIPLADGGTLAAATWDTVRARHLAPEEFWVTPHKLWSPEGVARPRQRVEIPPLLRGYLRLGARVCGAPAHDVDFGVADLYVLLSLRDTNPRYLRHFLSLAPAP